GCTGGCGGCTACGGTACGGATGCTGGTCAATCACCGTTTATAATATTCATAGCCCTGCGCCGAGCAGACCAAGCTTTCTTGTACGACACATTGCAGTGGAGCTCCTTTTTCACCATTGTTTGGATTTTCTTAACTTTGAAAAATGGATCATTGATGACGTGGGGGATAATGTACTCGGCAATTATATCCTCGCTCAAGTGTCGGTGGTCACTGCCGTTGCACGGACGGACACATGTATGTTCATCTGCAAGAGTAACAATCATCCACAGCTTATGGGAACTACGTAAGGTTGCTCTCAACTGCCAGTTACACGAAGGTGTGGAGTTGCGAGCCTTGCATCGGACATACCATGTTGTTGGCGTGCTCTCTCGGACTTTAtactctctatttttctttataGACCACAACTTCACTGCCCGCTTTACATGTTCTTTGGTATGAAATAGGTGCCCCAATTGTAGCTCCTTCGCGTGCTCGTTCCAAAATTTGAGCTTCTCAACACCTCCTCTCACATCCAGAGGATCAAATCGTAATGTAGCATCAACACCGGCTTCATACCGCAATTGTGGCGTTACATCAATGGTACATGGTGCACTAGGCTCAACGTGTATGAGGCTGATACCACCTTCGCCTGACTTACTTCTCTGCTCAGATGCATCATAGTTGTGGTCATCATCGGCATCTGGTTCCGGTTCGGAATCCACGTCCACATCTACAAATTCAACGTCAGTATTTGTCGTGGGCTCGAACACTGTAGCTGCAGTAGTCTCCAAATCGCGAGGCTCAACTATTGACATGCGTTCTGCCTGCCGACTGCCGCTTGGACGATCCGTCTCAACTTGGTGCCGCCGTCTGCATCCTCTCCGAGTCGGTTGGGCATCTCCAGAATCCAACTGGGTCGACTGACTTTTAAATAAGCTAGCTGTCCCGCCTGTATTCATTGGTTCCTTTCCACATACACTAGTGCCTCCATCAGTACGAGGATTTGCAATTTGCAAAGTTTGAGTATCATGTCGTCCCGAGCTTAAGAGCTCCTCCACCTCCATGTAGATCTCGGTGGCATGTCCACTGTTAGCTTTCAAAAAGTACATTCCGTCGACTCCATTATCATCCATCAAAGGCATTGCACCAAACACGCCATAATGCAGGCAAGTCCGAAATATCAAACTAATCTTATACTTATTCCGGTCTAGATTCGTAATGTTGTACGCTCTGTCCACCAGTTCATCAAAACCTGCTCTTTCTCTGAGGAACATAACTTTTTTCGGCACAGGCGGATCATATGACATTGATCCTCCAACATACACAATTTTTCCTCCCCAATAAAGATGAATCACCAAGGAATTGTTGCTCGACATGTTCTCCCTAATATAGCACAACATTAGTTTAATACATCTCACCATCAACAAAGACTAACATGCTAAAAAACTACATTAATTACACGTATTTAAATTATTAGCTACGATTAATTATACTTatctaaattattattttttcacctATTTAAATGATTAACTACATTGATTACActtatttaaattattaattacaCCTAATTAATTACATTGATTACAGGTCGAAACTATATCAATGATACctaaattaatttattcttaATCCTATGTTTAACCCATTAAATTGGTAACTAACTAATCTGTTTAATCACATGGCCAATTAACAAAACTTAATATTATGAAACTTAATATAATACAGCAAAATAAAGTACACACAAAAAACAAAGTAACCTTAATTTGCACTCTGTTgacttgattttatttttaatgcatttttattaaccaaaaaaaaaagtacacacAAACAATAATtgattaaaagaataaaaaagtgTTCCCCTTACTTCTTCTTTAGCTGTGCTTAAAAAGATCATCTGCCTGGTGGTTGTCAGGACCTGGAAACACGGCGGCGGAGGTCTGCTCCTATTTTCCTTTCCATTGTGCGAACGAGAGAGAATGAGAATTGAGAGGgttgagagagagggagagatgaGAGAAATGTGGTAGAAATCAGAGAGTTGAGGGTTTTCAGCGGGTTTTACAATACATGAGAAGCTGCTAGCCGTCGATCTAGCCATTGATCAACGGCTACTATCAAAAATCTGCTACGACGccatttaaaattcaaaaatttctgTCGCTGCCGTGCTAACTCAGCACGGCAACCTGTCAGGAGGCGCTTTTTTGCCCGTCAAATTAGCCACAAGGGGCTTACCGACCGCTCACAGCAGTGGCGGCAGCAGCCTCCCAACAACCACTCACCGCCGTCCAAGGCTGCAAGGTTGCCCCCTTCCCCTgcttttgtctctctctctctctcgctgaTTCCACCCAAACAGCCGCAACTCCATAGCAGCAACAATAGCGGCCGCCTTCTACTTCAAACAAAGTCTCTCTGCTCCCACCCCACCCTCCCCAATTTCTCTCTATTGTCCTCCTCGCCAATCACCATCTACAATTATCATTAGTAAGGAGTCATATGATTTCAAACCTAATAAAGTTTGGTGGGCTGTGCCCCTATTCTCTGCTCGTTCGTCATCACTTCCCAAAGGTCGCTAAGCTACTCCCAActattccatttttcttcattcactccttttatctttaaaaaaaaaaaaaaaaaaaaactttttataTGCAATATGCTACTTTATTGCTGTTCTTTGGCAAGATCTTAGTCCACTTACTAGTCAAATTTTACAGAGCTCTTGTAGGAAGAACTCTATTCGGTTAAAGTTTGCTGCTTTTAGTAATATTGCGGCTGCACGAGCTTTGGATGATTTATCTGTTGAAAAAGGAAATGCAGCGGACTCAGTTGATCTTCCTGCCGTTTATTCTAAGACCTATATCGAGCTTGTAAATGAATGTTATAGTATGAACATTGGGTCCTTAATCCATACCAGAAAGCTTCAAGGAAAGATCTTTAAGTTGGGTTTCAGTCAAGACCACGACTTCCAGTGTCGGCTCCTTGATGTTTATGTTGCTTGTGGAGATCTATTTTCTGCTTTGCAGACGTTTGATGATTTTCCCTCTAAAAACCTGTCCTCTTGGAATACATTGATAGCTGGTTTTCTTGGGAAAAAATTGAACAATCAAGTTTTTAGACTCCTTTCGCGTTTGGTTGCAGATAATGTTATGCCGGATGAATGGACATTGGCTAGTGTTTTGAGGGCCTGCGGTGCTGGCAAAGTCACTTTTCAATACGTTGAACACATACATGCTAAGGTCATCCAATACGGTTTTGGTGCAGCTacagttgtttgtaaccctctTATTGACTTGTACTCGAAGAATGGGTTCATCAATTCTGCTAAGCAAATCTTCCAGAATATGTTCTTAAGGGACAGTGTATCTTGGGTTGCCATGATATCTGGTTTCTCTAACAATGGGCGTGAAGAAGACAGTATCATCCTCTATAATGAGATGCGCATATCAGGAATCAACCCTACTCCATATATTTTCTCATGTGTTATAAGTGCATGCTCCAAGATAGAGTTTTATGACCTGGGATTGCAGCTTCATGCTCTTGTCTATAAGTGGGGATTTGCATCAGAGGTTTATGTGTGTAATGCTCTCGTCACCTTATATTCTCGCTTCGGTCACCCCATGCCTGCTGAACAAATTTTCAGCAAAATGCAGCAGATGGATAGGGTCTCGTATAATTCACTTATATCAGGACTTGTTCAACAAGGAAATAATGAGAGGTCAGTTGAGTTATTCAGGAAAATGCAGATTGACTCCTTGAAGCCTGACTGTGTTACAATTTCAAGCCTTTTGAGCGCTTGCGCATCAATGGGAGCTCTTCTGAAGGGAAGACAACTGCACTCTCATGCGCTTAAGGCTGGAATGTGTTCAGATATCATCATTGAAGGTTCTCTGCTTGACCTTTATGTCAAATGTTCTGATGTTGAATCAGCTCATAGATTCTTCCTCACAACACAGAAAGATAATGTGGTTCTCTGGAATGTGATGCTGGTGGCTTATGGTCTCAGAGGTGATCTGAACGAGTCCGTTAGGATTTTTGAACAGATGCAGAGTCGAGGCCTGCAGCCTAATCAATATACCTACCCAAGTATCTTGAGAACCTGTACTCTGGTAGGAGCTCTTGACTTAGGGGAGCAAATTCACAGTCAAGTCATCAAAACTGGACTTTACCAAAATGCTTATGTCTGCAGTGTGCTTATTGATATGTATACAAAACATGGAAATCTGGATACTGGGCTGAAAATTCTCAGGCGTCTCACAGAGGAAGATATTGTCTCTTGGACAGCAATGATTGCTGGATACACTCAGCATGATCTTTTCTTGGAAGCCCTCAAACTTTTCATAGAAATGCAAGACTTGGGCATTCAATCAGATAATATAGGATTTGCAAGTGCTCTTAGTGCATGTGCTGGACTTCAAGCAATCAATCAAGGACGACAAATTCATGCACAATCAATCACCTCTGGCTATTCCTTGGACCCGTCAATTAGCAATGCACTAATAAGCCTTTATGCTAGATGCGGCAAAGTACAGGATGCGTACTTGgcatttgacaaaaataaaaataaggatAACATCTCATGGAATGCATTGATATCAGGCTTTTCACAAAGCAGGCACTGGGAGGAAGCTCTATACACGTTCTCTAACATGAATCTAGCTGGAGTAGAATCCAATATGTTCACTTATGGGTCTGTGGTCAGTGCAGCTGCTAATACAACAAACTTAAAACAAGGGAAGCAGATCCATGCCAAAATCATAAAAACTGGGTATATTGCTGAGATAGAAGCTTCAAATGTGTTGATCACATTATATGCGAAGACCGGGAGCCTTGATGATGCCAAAAGAGAGTTTCTTGAAATGCCTCAGAAAAATGAAGTTTCCTGGAATGCCATGATCACGGCCTATTCTCAACATGGATGTGCCGCCGAAGCAATTGAACAGTTTGAGGAAATGAAACAACTGGATGTGAGGCCAAATAACGTTACTTTTATCGGAGTTTTATCAGCCTGTAGCCATGTGGGTTTGGTGGATGAGGGGCTCAGCTATTTCAAGTCCATGAGAGAAAAACATGATCTGGTGCCAAAATCAGAACATTATGCTTGTGTTGTAGATATTTTAGGACGGGCAGGTCATTTGTCCCGTGCAATAGAATTTGTGGAGACTATGCCAATTGAACCAGATGCAATGGTCTGGAGAACACTCTTAAGTGCTTGCACAGTTCACAAGAACATGGAAATTGGAGAATTGGCGGCTAAACATCTTTTGAGATTAGAGCCAAATGACTCTGCTACCTACGTTCTTCTATCCAATATGTATGCGGTTTCCGGGAAATGGGTTTATCGCAATCATGCAAGGAAGCTGATGAAAGACAGAGGTGTAAAGAAAGAGCCTGGTCGTAGCTGGATTGAAGTTAAAAACTCGTTCCATGCCTTTTTCGTCGGTGATCAGCTCCATCCTCTTGCAGATCAGATCTACGCGTTTCTTGAGGATTTAAATGTTAGGGTTGCTGCAATGGGTTACATACAGGACCGATATAGCATTTGGAATGACATGGAGCTTGGTCAAAAAGACCCAACTGCATTGATCCACAGCGAAAAGTTGGCTATTGCCTTTGGACTGCTGAGCTTGTCTGATTCAATTCCATTACGAGTGATGAAAAACCTTCGGGTCTGTAATGATTGCCATAATTGGATTAAGTATGTTTCAAAGGTAGAAAATCGGACTATTGTTGTAAGGGATACATACCGGTTCCATCATTTTAAGGATGGTCTTTGTTCATGCAAAGATTACTGGTAGCTTGATATATTAGAAAGTTGTGAACACAAGTGGGGATCATCATGCTTCCAGCTCAAGAACCAAAAGTaggagattgggaaattttTGCTCCCAAAACCTTTTTCTTGTAATTAACTAGGTTAGTTCTTTCACTTTTCCTGGTTTATCTCGTTGCAGTTTGCTGTCTGATTGATAATGGTACAAGTACTAACACCCTGTCAACCTAGCATTCAGTTTGGTGTTTTTTCTATATTGACTTGAATGGGTTGCACTGCACAGAAGAACAACCACTTGTGCTTGTCACATTGTGGCATATTGAAGTATGTTTGAGACCGTACACTACTGCATTGTCCCTTTCATGTAGAATTAGGAGACAGCAGAAGGGGCTCCATTTTCTTTCTGCCCTCAACCATCTCTATTTTTGCTTTTCAGATTGAAACTGTTTTAAGACTTGTACTGCTTAGCCATTATACAGATAAAGTTTAACAGCATTTATTTTAGGCCTTTATTTTACCTAAACCTATCTCTTTTTGATCATGGCAAATTTGCATTATCTAGTTTTACAGCTTTCTCTTGGAATAGTGTCAGTCAATTCTAGTGTGTGTTGGGTTTTGGTTTTGAAACTTCTTAGCACTTACAAAGAGCTACTTTTCGTGGTTAGTTGGCTAAATGATAATTGTGCTATTTGTGTGTCTTTAATTTAACGAAATCGTAGTCTGATGAACGCCACAAGCATTAAGTTTCAATTGTCCTTTCTTACACAGTGATGGTGTCTTTTATGTATCTCTTTTCAAAGGTAAAGCCCTTGGTCAAGTCTTGTCACACTCATAACTCAATCCACTTTGGTTTCTACATGATCAGGTGCTTGCCAAGTTGTTTTGAGTACTGAGGCATTATGAAAATGTCGATGTTGATTTGGTGGTGTTCTTTTCCAGGAGGACCCTGGTCTTTATGCGTCCTTTCATGGAGATATGGACAAGCCAAACTGGAATCAAGTTTTTAGGTGAGATTCTCACTTGTAGATAATAATGCAAGATAGATGTTTTATAATTGTATGAGGGGAGAAACATTGTTCTGATATCTTCTCCTCTCTATTCGATTGTTGATTCAATTACAATTCAAGACTTAGTAATTATAGGGGAACAGAATAGCCAAGGTATTTTTTTGTAGTGCTCAGTGTCTCACATAATTGTACTTGCATTGAAGAAACAAACACTGAATTTTGGAGGTCATATGAACAATAGAAGCCCATTTCCTGACTGGTCAATATATCAAATACACTAGCTTATTGATTACCCCAAAAGAAGGGGGACAAAAAACCTTGTGAGTACAAGCATATCCTAATCGACTTCACGTATCATAATTAATAGTGCTgttttaaattgaaaattgtCATAGAATCTGGACTCCAAAAATCCTATTTAACATAAAATTTTTACAGTGCTATATTTTGGCATATGCTGATCAATATGGAAAGGTTGGaaaatttatatttcttttgtattttcctGGTGGCAGATGCAGTAGACATGGGATGAGAACTCTGTCTGATCCTGCAGAGCAAATTAATTTCAATGTTGAAGGTCAACTGAAGGAGGTGTTCAATAAATCAATATCCGTCCAATATGAGTTTATTGGATCCAAGATTAATAGTGCTACATATCATTGATTTGAGCTGGGATggaagcaaatatttacatgccAAACATGAAGACAAAAGCTTCCCGAgtctattttttggtatttctACCAAATCTTGGGAAGAATATAACCAGCTGTCAGTTTCTTCTCTGCTCAAATCCTTCCATGGCTGAAAATAGGATTACTGTTCAAACCAATATTACCACAAACACCACCAATCAGACAGGAAGCATGCAAGCCACCATCCTTCCTCTGTAAGACTGGTTAGACATTGTAAACTGGAAGCTCTCTTGAAATAGGGCTGGCCATTGCCCTCAATCTAGGCTCACTTGGGGCCGAGCTTGTCATCAAGTACATCACTCTGCTCAAGCTCCCTGCTTCATAGTTTCATCCACTCTGTCAGCTTCTTCATCCCCAACTTTCCCTTATTGGCAAACACCACCATCAAAGAGTTTGAAAGCAGGTTCAGCGTCAATGCAGGGGTTGGCTTCTCATGATTCAGGGAGGCTGCCAACAGGATAAGGCGCAGATGAGGAATCATCAGATGCTTATCCCCATCCATAGGCTGTAGCTTAATTGGCTCCCAGCTTAGGACATTTGCTGGTTCTGAGGACAGCCCTAAAGTCCATGGTGAAGCTACCGGTCAAGGAGCTCATAGGATCCAGGATAATTGCCTACTGTGTGGCTCGGGGGCCTCCTTATGCGTGGACTTCCATTCTAGGGTAACCAGAAGGAATGGTGAAGAAACCCTGTAGCTTCTTGGCTGCTGGTGCTGGGGGGTGGGTCATTGGCCAGATTATTCGTAAGAATGGTGAGAGCCGCCATTTGTGTGGATTATGATGCAAATGTCAGATTCTAATCAATGTGCAGCGGTCCCTTAAACCAACAACCaacccccccctcccccccaacCCAAAAACCACAAAATGTCGTttgttttaaattaaaaaaaaaaaatttcccgcATGGCATGTATCAGTATAACTAAGGCAATGTCCCCAGCTATAAATAATCCCCAAATCAAACCAAAGGCATCCAATCCATTTTCGCTACTTCAACTTAGCAGTTAGTGGGAGTCAGGATCAGGCGGCAGCATGGCTGATTCCATCCCCCTCCCTCTCAAAGACCGAGTAGCCGTCGTCACCGGCGGCTCCAGGGGAATTGGGCGGGCCATAGCCCTCCATCTTGCCTCTCTCGGAGCCAACCTCGTGATCAACTACTCCTCCAACCCAGCTCAAGCCGACCTCGTAGCCTCCCAAATCAATTCTGCTTCTGCTTCACGCGCCATCACCGTCAGAGCCGATATTTCCGACCCAGCCCAGGTCAAGTCCCTCTTCGACTCCGCCGAGTCCGCCTTCAACTGCTCCCCTGTTCATATCCTCGTCAATTCCGCTGGTGTACTCGACTCCAAGTACCCAACCCTGGCCAACACCGCCCTGGAAGACTTCGACAACATCTTCAACGTTAACGCCAGGGGGGCCTTCTTGTGCTGCAGGGAGGCTGCCAACAGGATCAAGCGCGGCGGCGGAGGGAGGATCATCTGCTTGACCACCTCCATGGTGGCCGCCTTGAGGCCCGGCTTCGCTGCCTATGTGGGGTCCAAAGCCGCCGTGGAGTCCATGGTCAAGATACTGGCCAAGGAGCTCAAGGGGACCGGTATAACCGCCAACTGCGTGGCCCCAGGGCCTATCGCCACGGACATGTTCTTTGCTGGGAAGACAGAAGAGATGATCAAGAGGGTTGTGGACGAGAGCCCGCTCGGTAGACTGGGCGAAACAGAGGACGTGGCTCCGCTGGTGGGATTCCTGGCTACTGATGCTGGGGAGTGGGTTAATGGTCAGATCATTCGCGTCAATGGTGGCTACGTCTAAGTCTTCACCCATCCACCATCTCTCTTCTCTCTGAACCACCTCGATGCACGATAATAAATCAAATGGGCTACTTCTATCGGCATTAGTAAATCCTCACTTCATGTCTCCTTTTCATTAATGCAACTGCTGGAGTGTATATTTGGTGTAGTCTCTTTTCTTTGGAATTTACAACCTCGCAAGATTGGCGACGATGTAGTATCTTTTTCCTGCTCCAACATAATCTGAAGAAACTTTGAACTATTGGCACAAAATTCATGAATTAATTCCAGAATGTATTTATATTAGACATGCTACTCTGGTAGCTATAGATAATTTCTTCCACTGGAAGCAGACATATCTAGGAATATTTGAACTCATACTCCGTTTAATCTGTCAATGTAGCTCAGTTTATTACCTTtacattttctctttccttgcgATGATTTGCCAGCAGGATGATTGGGAATAGATGAGCCAGTGCTTCTCTCCTTCATAACTTAGTTCTTAGAGAATGACAGGTGCAAAAAAAACTTTAGGAAATGCCTCAATGAAAGAAGGTTGATTACTGGGAAGGGGATTGGGACCAGGAGTGTGACAGACATTGAAATGATGAGTTTAGAACGGGGTTTTGCTTTTGATGCTGATTTTAATTAACCTGTCAAGCCAAATGAAGCAAAGTTTGCCCTGCCTGCTGCTGTCGGGTTCTGGCTGTTCAATGAAACAAAAATGGTCGATTagaaattttatcattttatgtCAAGTATAATATGGAATGTATGAATATTTCCGGTAACTTGTGAAATCAGTgtctttcccctttttttttcccttccagATGTTGAAGCTGTAGATTAGAAGCCATAGCACAAGTTCCAACTGGTGTAGGACTTCACAATGCATGCCCATGTAGTAAATTGGCTCCCAGGTTAGGACATTTGCTGGCTCTAAGGACAGCCCTAAAGTCCATGGTGAAGCTACTGGTCAAGGAGCTCATAGGATCCAGGATAATTGCCTACTGTGTGGCTCCGGGGCCTCCTTTTGCGTGGACTTCCATTCTAGGGTAACCAGAAGGAATGGTGAAGAAGCCCTGTAGCTTCTTGGCTGCTGGTGCTGGGGAGTGGGTCATTGGCCAGGTTATTCGAAAGAATGGTGGCAAATGTCTGGATTATGATGCAAATGGTGAGATTATTCCTAAGAATGGTGagagccccccccccccccccccaaaatttGTGTCGATTATGATGCAAATGTCAGATTCTAATCAATGTGCAGCGGCCATTAAACCAacaccccacccccccccccccacccccaaacaacaacaaaagaaaaaatgtcgtttgttaaaaaaaaaaaaaaaaaattcccgcATGGCATGTATCAGTATAACTAAGGCATTGTCCGTAGCtataagggataattgcagaaacctcccctgacttTTATAGTAATAGCATTGACCGTCCCtatcaattttgaaataacaCTGACCTCTCTTATCAAAAGTTGGAGGCAATTTAATAGGCAAAAATGGGTCAATTTATTAAAGTACccctgacatgatttaattttaccaaatgaatgtgatgagtactttcatcaaatccaacaaaacatttgttaataaaaattacactaaattaactatttctgcatagtttaactaattaactaaggGAAAATGGTCAATTTAGTCCTTATACTTTTTTTTACTGTCAATTTAGtccttatataatttttttggccaatttaaaTCCTACACTTATTTATCGGTTCTAATTAAGGATCTCCGCGGCAGCGCCACCTTGTAATTGCGATTCAACGTCTAATTGACCACTTATGCGGGGGCATTTCTGGTACTTCACTGTTAGGGCTTCTCTTCataattaaaaatcaaaatcaaaaattaatGGTGTAATTTTTATCACCACTGACAAAAATCCAAACCTGAAACTTCAACTTTATCTTGCAAAAATCAACTGAAATTGACTGAAATGGTGATGAATAAGGAAATGTAGTGGCGCAGGAAGTCGAAGGAATCTGAAAAGGGAGCAAGTGACGAAAGGCGCGAAagaagaaattttaaaaaacaggaccaagaaaaatgggtaAGTTGAGCCACTTAAATCTGTTTGATTTGTTGTGGTAATAGCTTAATGAAGTTGGGTGTGGGTTTGTCTTGCCCTAAACAGCAAATATTGTACTTTAATGGCAAGATCGATTGAAATGTGGTTGGAAAAGGGCTCTGTTTTctgttcttccttttttttcttgaaaagggGTTGCATGGCTATAAATCTAATTTATTATCTTCGGTGTGGGTTTGTGTTGTTGTGAACAACAAATATTGTACTTTAATAGCAAGATCGATTGAAATGTGGTTGAAAAAAGGCTGTGTTTTCtgttcctccttttttttctgAAATGGGTTTGCATGGCTGTAAATCTAATTTGCTATGTTCGGTGTGGGTTTATGTTGTTGTGAACAGCAAATATTGTACTTTAATAGCAAGATCGATTGAAATGTGGTTGGAAAAAGGGCTgtgttttctgttttcattttttttctgaaaaGGGGTTCATGTGGTCCATGGCTgtaaatttaatttgtcatgtTGCTTTCATGTCCCTCAAAAAGCAGACAATGACTGTAAATTACAAATTATGGTAgtaattttttaatttgtttggaAAATAAAATAGGTGATGACTCGGATGTATTCACTCTGTATATCTACTCTGGTGAGACATACATTGAAGAACTAGAGCCAAAATATGTGGGAAGTAACATGAAGCATTTTGATGGGGTTCTAGCCTCCAAGGTTAACGTAGCTTCTGTGTTAAGCTTTGGTCATTTACTTGGATGTGATGAAAACGCCAGCTATAGATATAGGATCCCTACCATAGATGGGAGCCTGAGAGTTAGACAAATAGATAGTGAAGAGGACGTCATGGACATGGCTGCTATAGGTATACAAACTGGAAAAGTTGAACTATACATTGTCCAAGAGTTTCATGTTAGATCCATAGAACCTAACAACAACATGGCAATTTTCGAGAGAGGCAGTGAGAATGAGGAAAAAAATCTACTGTATGTGGATATcacatttgatgaattttgtgggAATGAAGAAGTTGTAGAACTTCTAGTTGATGTAACTAAAGTAGAttggggaaaaacaaaaaagggtaAACAGAGAGGTGCTAATGTGATTGAAAAAGATGAAGGTGCAGATAATGAAATTGAACCAGAATTAGAGGAAACGGATAGTGGTGAAAGTTTCATGATAGTGACTATGAGTTTAGGAAAGACGAAGATGACATAATATACAAGAATTGTGCAATTACTGCTGATATCGAAATTGATGGTCAGAGGAGTGTATATGATGCTAGTTATGGAGGGAAAAATGCCACTGGTGAAGAGAAGAAAGGTTCAGAGCAGCCACAAAAAGCCAAAGcacaagcaaaaggaaaaggaagtgtTGCTGCTGACCATGATTGTGATATTTATGATGGTGACCAGATTTCTATCCAAGAGGAATCTGATTCCATAAACACAAAGGAGTTTAGTAGCTGCTCTAGTAGCTCGGATGAAAATACTTCCAGCAAGAAACCGAAATATGCAAGGTTCAAGCTAGATGTGGATATGAAGGACCCCAAATTATATGTTGGTTTATTGTTTGACACTAAGAAGATGTTTAAAAGAGCTGTTGAGTATTATTCTATGCAG
The Coffea arabica cultivar ET-39 chromosome 6c, Coffea Arabica ET-39 HiFi, whole genome shotgun sequence genome window above contains:
- the LOC113695892 gene encoding pentatricopeptide repeat-containing protein At4g13650, with the translated sequence MISNLIKFGGLCPYSLLVRHHFPKSSCRKNSIRLKFAAFSNIAAARALDDLSVEKGNAADSVDLPAVYSKTYIELVNECYSMNIGSLIHTRKLQGKIFKLGFSQDHDFQCRLLDVYVACGDLFSALQTFDDFPSKNLSSWNTLIAGFLGKKLNNQVFRLLSRLVADNVMPDEWTLASVLRACGAGKVTFQYVEHIHAKVIQYGFGAATVVCNPLIDLYSKNGFINSAKQIFQNMFLRDSVSWVAMISGFSNNGREEDSIILYNEMRISGINPTPYIFSCVISACSKIEFYDLGLQLHALVYKWGFASEVYVCNALVTLYSRFGHPMPAEQIFSKMQQMDRVSYNSLISGLVQQGNNERSVELFRKMQIDSLKPDCVTISSLLSACASMGALLKGRQLHSHALKAGMCSDIIIEGSLLDLYVKCSDVESAHRFFLTTQKDNVVLWNVMLVAYGLRGDLNESVRIFEQMQSRGLQPNQYTYPSILRTCTLVGALDLGEQIHSQVIKTGLYQNAYVCSVLIDMYTKHGNLDTGLKILRRLTEEDIVSWTAMIAGYTQHDLFLEALKLFIEMQDLGIQSDNIGFASALSACAGLQAINQGRQIHAQSITSGYSLDPSISNALISLYARCGKVQDAYLAFDKNKNKDNISWNALISGFSQSRHWEEALYTFSNMNLAGVESNMFTYGSVVSAAANTTNLKQGKQIHAKIIKTGYIAEIEASNVLITLYAKTGSLDDAKREFLEMPQKNEVSWNAMITAYSQHGCAAEAIEQFEEMKQLDVRPNNVTFIGVLSACSHVGLVDEGLSYFKSMREKHDLVPKSEHYACVVDILGRAGHLSRAIEFVETMPIEPDAMVWRTLLSACTVHKNMEIGELAAKHLLRLEPNDSATYVLLSNMYAVSGKWVYRNHARKLMKDRGVKKEPGRSWIEVKNSFHAFFVGDQLHPLADQIYAFLEDLNVRVAAMGYIQDRYSIWNDMELGQKDPTALIHSEKLAIAFGLLSLSDSIPLRVMKNLRVCNDCHNWIKYVSKVENRTIVVRDTYRFHHFKDGLCSCKDYW
- the LOC113695893 gene encoding NADPH-dependent aldehyde reductase-like protein, chloroplastic; translation: MADSIPLPLKDRVAVVTGGSRGIGRAIALHLASLGANLVINYSSNPAQADLVASQINSASASRAITVRADISDPAQVKSLFDSAESAFNCSPVHILVNSAGVLDSKYPTLANTALEDFDNIFNVNARGAFLCCREAANRIKRGGGGRIICLTTSMVAALRPGFAAYVGSKAAVESMVKILAKELKGTGITANCVAPGPIATDMFFAGKTEEMIKRVVDESPLGRLGETEDVAPLVGFLATDAGEWVNGQIIRVNGGYV
- the LOC113695897 gene encoding uncharacterized protein; its protein translation is MSSNNSLVIHLYWGGKIVYVGGSMSYDPPVPKKVMFLRERAGFDELVDRAYNITNLDRNKYKISLIFRTCLHYGVFGAMPLMDDNGVDGMYFLKANSGHATEIYMEVEELLSSGRHDTQTLQIANPRTDGGTSVCGKEPMNTGGTASLFKSQSTQLDSGDAQPTRRGCRRRHQVETDRPSGSRQAERMSIVEPRDLETTAATVFEPTTNTDVEFVDVDVDSEPEPDADDDHNYDASEQRSKSGEGGISLIHVEPSAPCTIDVTPQLRYEAGVDATLRFDPLDVRGGVEKLKFWNEHAKELQLGHLFHTKEHVKRAVKLWSIKKNREYKVRESTPTTWYVRCKARNSTPSCNWQLRATLRSSHKLWMIVTLADEHTCVRPCNGSDHRHLSEDIIAEYIIPHVINDPFFKVKKIQTMVKKELHCNVSYKKAWSARRRAMNIINGD